A genome region from Tolypothrix sp. PCC 7712 includes the following:
- the rlmD gene encoding 23S rRNA (uracil(1939)-C(5))-methyltransferase RlmD: MTNTNWQQGELIEVTIADLSDTGDGVGRYNDRVVFVPDSVPGDRVVVRLLHVKPKYAHGKIQELLQRSPHRQRPSCFVADKCGGCQWQHINYEFQLTAKRNQVIQALERIGGFTQPSVDPVLVPVSPLGYRNKATYPVGKSSTGQVQTGYYQKASHQLINLNQCPVQDSRLNPILAEVKLDIQKRGWQIYDERRHQGQIRHLGLRIGRRTGEILLTLVVKDWHLPGIETQAQEWVQRYPQLVGVSLNRNRDRTNAIFGSETRCIAGMPYLREKFAGLEFQVLPDTFFQVYTETAEALLEVIQSELNLQGYEVLVDAYCGIGTLTLPLAKQVQQATGLEVQAEAVQQAILNAQRNGINNVTFQTGAVEKLLPQMESVPDVVLLDPPRKGCDRAVIESLRQTKPQRIVYVSCKVATLARDLKLLCQDGLYTLTRVQPADFFPQTAHVEAAAFLALSQ; this comes from the coding sequence ATGACTAATACAAATTGGCAACAGGGTGAATTAATTGAAGTGACGATCGCGGATTTGAGTGATACCGGTGATGGTGTTGGCAGATATAACGATCGCGTTGTCTTTGTCCCCGATTCGGTACCAGGCGATCGCGTTGTTGTGCGCTTGTTACACGTGAAGCCGAAATACGCCCACGGCAAAATTCAGGAATTATTGCAACGATCGCCTCATCGTCAAAGACCAAGTTGTTTTGTGGCTGATAAGTGCGGTGGTTGCCAATGGCAGCATATTAATTATGAATTCCAACTTACAGCTAAACGCAATCAAGTCATCCAAGCTTTGGAACGCATAGGTGGTTTCACGCAACCATCTGTAGATCCTGTACTTGTACCAGTTTCTCCTTTGGGTTATCGTAACAAAGCTACATATCCAGTCGGGAAATCTTCTACAGGGCAGGTACAAACTGGTTACTACCAAAAAGCTAGCCACCAATTAATTAACTTGAATCAATGCCCAGTGCAAGACTCGCGATTAAATCCCATACTTGCTGAGGTGAAGTTGGATATTCAAAAGCGGGGTTGGCAAATTTATGATGAACGTCGTCATCAAGGGCAAATCCGCCATCTAGGTTTACGCATTGGGCGGCGCACTGGGGAAATTTTATTAACTCTAGTTGTTAAAGATTGGCATTTACCAGGTATTGAAACCCAAGCACAGGAATGGGTGCAACGCTATCCGCAGTTAGTAGGTGTATCGTTAAATCGCAATCGCGATCGCACTAACGCCATCTTTGGTAGTGAGACTCGCTGCATTGCTGGTATGCCATACTTGCGCGAAAAATTTGCAGGATTGGAATTCCAGGTACTACCCGATACGTTTTTTCAGGTTTATACTGAAACAGCAGAGGCACTTTTAGAAGTAATTCAGTCAGAACTGAATCTACAAGGGTATGAGGTGTTGGTGGATGCCTACTGTGGAATTGGAACTTTGACCTTGCCTTTGGCGAAACAAGTACAGCAAGCTACCGGGCTAGAAGTACAGGCAGAGGCAGTACAGCAAGCAATTTTGAACGCCCAACGTAATGGAATTAATAATGTCACCTTCCAAACCGGGGCAGTAGAAAAATTGCTGCCACAGATGGAAAGCGTCCCAGATGTGGTATTACTCGATCCGCCTCGCAAAGGTTGCGATCGCGCTGTCATCGAATCTTTACGGCAAACGAAACCACAAAGAATCGTTTACGTCAGCTGTAAAGTAGCTACCTTGGCTCGAGACTTGAAGCTGCTCTGCCAAGA
- a CDS encoding allophycocyanin alpha-B chain has product MTVISQVILQADDELRYPSSGELKSIQAFMQTGVKRTRIASTLAENEKKIVQEATKQLWQKRPDFISPGGNAYGERQRSLCIRDFGWYLRLITYGVLAGDKEPIEKIGLIGVREMYNSLGVPVPGMVEAIASLKKAALDLLSAEDAAEASPYFDYIIQAMS; this is encoded by the coding sequence ATGACTGTAATTAGCCAAGTTATTCTCCAAGCCGACGATGAACTGCGTTATCCCAGCAGTGGCGAACTGAAAAGCATCCAAGCTTTTATGCAAACTGGTGTAAAGCGCACCAGGATTGCCAGTACTCTAGCTGAAAACGAAAAAAAGATAGTTCAGGAAGCAACCAAACAATTATGGCAGAAGCGTCCTGACTTTATTTCTCCTGGTGGCAACGCTTACGGCGAACGTCAGCGTTCTCTATGTATCCGTGACTTTGGTTGGTATTTACGCCTGATTACCTACGGCGTACTTGCTGGCGACAAAGAGCCAATCGAAAAAATTGGTTTGATTGGTGTAAGGGAAATGTACAATTCACTTGGTGTTCCCGTACCTGGAATGGTAGAAGCGATCGCTTCCCTCAAAAAAGCTGCCCTTGACTTATTGAGTGCAGAAGACGCTGCGGAAGCATCACCCTACTTTGATTACATTATTCAGGCTATGTCTTGA
- a CDS encoding PEP-CTERM sorting domain-containing protein (PEP-CTERM proteins occur, often in large numbers, in the proteomes of bacteria that also encode an exosortase, a predicted intramembrane cysteine proteinase. The presence of a PEP-CTERM domain at a protein's C-terminus predicts cleavage within the sorting domain, followed by covalent anchoring to some some component of the (usually Gram-negative) cell surface. Many PEP-CTERM proteins exhibit an unusual sequence composition that includes large numbers of potential glycosylation sites. Expression of one such protein has been shown restore the ability of a bacterium to form floc, a type of biofilm.) — protein MLVNTPISFQRTVEVPESSLLAGLAIAGAGLLFLRHKKQVGVLVKSENSEQL, from the coding sequence TTGTTAGTTAATACTCCTATCAGCTTTCAGCGGACAGTAGAAGTCCCAGAGTCTTCGCTTTTAGCTGGATTAGCGATCGCGGGTGCTGGCTTATTATTTCTGCGCCACAAAAAGCAAGTGGGAGTGTTGGTTAAATCAGAGAATAGTGAACAACTGTGA
- the ltrA gene encoding group II intron reverse transcriptase/maturase, whose amino-acid sequence MSNTSLKTTAEWNTIPWRKLERSVYKLQKRIYQASQRGDTKAVRKLQKTLMRSWSGKALAVRKVTQDNQGKKAAGIDGVKSLKPSARLTLVMNMKLNHKVKATRRVWIPKPGNVEKRPLGIPTMQDRATQSLVKLALEPEWEAKFEPNSYGFRPGRNAHDAREAIFNSIRYSNKWVLDADISKCFDKINHEKLLTKINTFPTMRRQIKAWLKAGVLDNGHFSETTEGTPQGGVISPLLANIALHGLEKLVKEFAASQRGGKVKNQNSISLIRYADDFVILAPNKTQIIVLKEIVKTWLAEMGLELNPNKTRIVSTFKSSEIFASQEVGFNFLGFNVKQYKVGKNDSGKLSNGKKLGYKTLIKPSVKSVKKHYDDIARIIDNHKNAAQETLISKLNPVIRGWVNYYSTSVSKEIFSKLSHLIYQKLKRWGKRRHPDKSNVWVTKKYWHTVGGDNWVFAATKNGEITMRLFKHSQKEIVRHVKVKGDASPFDGNLKYWSSRKGENPLVPKRVAILLKKQKGKCSHCGLYFREDDLIEIDHIIPKSQGGKDVYDNLQALHRHCHDVKTATDNSYNQPKSDTEINVMW is encoded by the coding sequence ATGTCTAATACGAGTTTAAAGACTACGGCGGAATGGAATACGATACCCTGGCGAAAGTTAGAACGTAGCGTATACAAGCTTCAGAAAAGAATATACCAAGCTTCTCAACGTGGTGATACTAAGGCAGTCCGCAAACTCCAAAAAACCCTGATGAGGTCTTGGTCTGGAAAAGCTCTTGCAGTAAGAAAAGTCACCCAAGATAACCAAGGAAAGAAGGCAGCAGGTATTGACGGTGTAAAATCCCTTAAACCATCAGCCAGACTCACTTTGGTAATGAATATGAAGCTTAACCATAAGGTAAAAGCAACTCGTAGAGTATGGATTCCAAAACCCGGAAACGTTGAAAAACGACCACTAGGAATACCCACAATGCAAGATAGAGCAACTCAATCGCTTGTCAAACTGGCATTAGAACCAGAATGGGAGGCAAAATTTGAGCCCAATAGTTACGGTTTCAGACCCGGACGCAATGCCCATGATGCAAGAGAAGCAATATTTAATAGTATCAGATACTCAAACAAATGGGTATTAGATGCTGATATTTCAAAATGCTTCGATAAAATAAACCACGAAAAACTATTGACCAAAATTAACACATTCCCGACCATGAGGAGGCAAATAAAAGCATGGTTGAAAGCAGGAGTACTAGACAATGGTCATTTCTCAGAAACTACTGAGGGAACGCCACAAGGCGGTGTAATATCTCCACTATTAGCCAATATTGCCTTACATGGGCTAGAAAAGCTAGTAAAGGAGTTTGCAGCCAGCCAGAGAGGAGGAAAGGTGAAGAATCAGAACAGTATATCCCTAATTAGATATGCAGACGATTTTGTGATTCTTGCCCCCAATAAAACTCAAATAATAGTACTCAAAGAAATAGTAAAAACGTGGTTAGCAGAAATGGGACTGGAATTAAACCCTAACAAAACCCGTATAGTTTCGACTTTCAAAAGCTCAGAGATATTCGCCTCGCAAGAAGTAGGATTTAATTTCCTCGGTTTCAATGTGAAACAATACAAAGTGGGAAAGAATGACTCTGGAAAATTATCGAACGGTAAAAAGTTAGGGTATAAAACACTCATCAAGCCTAGTGTAAAATCAGTAAAGAAACACTACGATGACATAGCAAGAATAATCGATAATCACAAAAATGCTGCACAAGAAACACTAATAAGTAAACTTAACCCTGTAATCAGGGGATGGGTTAACTATTACTCAACATCAGTGAGTAAAGAGATATTCTCAAAGCTAAGTCATCTAATATATCAGAAGCTGAAACGCTGGGGAAAACGTCGTCACCCTGACAAGTCTAATGTATGGGTAACCAAGAAATATTGGCATACAGTAGGTGGCGATAACTGGGTATTCGCAGCAACAAAGAACGGAGAAATCACAATGAGGCTATTCAAACACTCACAAAAAGAAATTGTGAGACACGTAAAAGTAAAAGGTGATGCCTCACCGTTCGATGGGAACTTAAAATATTGGAGTTCAAGAAAGGGCGAAAATCCCTTAGTACCTAAAAGAGTAGCAATACTACTTAAAAAGCAAAAGGGGAAATGCTCTCATTGCGGATTGTACTTTAGAGAAGATGACCTAATCGAGATTGACCATATCATTCCTAAATCGCAAGGTGGAAAGGATGTATACGACAATCTGCAAGCATTACATAGGCATTGTCACGACGTTAAAACTGCCACTGACAACTCTTATAATCAACCTAAGAGCGATACAGAAATAAATGTGATGTGGTAG
- a CDS encoding type II toxin-antitoxin system death-on-curing family toxin, whose product MRYLTLQEVLALYNRIIEQSGGSAGIANLGALESALAQPKMTFGGEELYSTIVEKASALSFSLIKNHPFIDGVRFVG is encoded by the coding sequence ATGCGCTATCTGACTTTGCAAGAGGTATTAGCACTTTATAATCGCATCATTGAGCAGTCTGGTGGTTCTGCTGGTATTGCTAACCTTGGCGCTTTGGAATCAGCTTTAGCGCAACCAAAAATGACCTTTGGTGGAGAGGAACTTTATTCAACCATCGTTGAAAAGGCTTCAGCACTAAGTTTTTCACTGATTAAGAATCATCCTTTCATAGATGGAGTGCGATTCGTTGGCTAG
- the purL gene encoding phosphoribosylformylglycinamidine synthase subunit PurL: protein MTAQSSAPFSPQEIAAEGLKPEEYEEIVRRLGRHPNKAELGMFGVMWSEHCCYKNSRPLLKQFPTTGPRILVGPGENAGVVDLGDGLQLAFKIESHNHPSAVEPFQGAATGVGGILRDIFTMGARPIALLNSLRFGSLEDGKTQRLFQGVVAGISHYGNCLVGNETFIWRDRNGVNFDKIGNFVESRLRGNVTTLELDDAIAVETLSLDPDTHASCWQRVRRIFKRRTQTLVTIRTNLGRTLTVTPDHPMLVQSKGQWDICTAQSLKVGDEIPILTALPESDRAEEILPLDLISTLNPEDGTGKDVYVELPATWQPTAEIRTALRLLEPSAVNRHQYLKDGRLPLGYFLALESVLKISRSEVRLFRRGKANYMRAVITPDAGFARLLGYYLSEGCVSQNGNTYKIIFTFALHESEYIEDVVSALKDLGLRPCVEKRSSTIAVYATSWLFGHILKNVWQCGAGASNKAFPSFVFTWPSHLQREALKGLLRGDGSLTTKTHGSHAKISFATTSHKLFEQTLMLIQNQGAIPYIYQRPASVGEIEGRKHTRLPLWQLEVTNFAGLTALANVFSQARTAELATALARYDGTKYSFPRFRQPANTLAVVKITSIETKNVDECNVYDVEVDNTHLFVTTSGIITHNCVGVPTVGGEVYFDPAYSGNPLVNVMALGLMETPEIVKSGASGIGNPVLYVGSTTGRDGMGGASFASAELSDESLDDRPAVQVGDPFLEKSLIEACLEAFKTGAVVAAQDMGAAGITCSTSEMAAKGGVGIELDLDKIPVRELGMVPYEYLLSESQERMLFVAHKGREQELIDIFHRWGLQAVVAGNVIAEPIVRILFEGGIAAEIPADALAENTPLYHRELLAEPPEYARQAWEWQADSLPPCNTTGIEIQGSLQSWNDILLTLLDTPTIASKSWVYRQYDHQVQNNTVIFPGGADAAVVRLRPLEPPGKTGSKTGVAATVDCNPRYVYLDPYEGAKAVVAEAARNLSCVGAEPLAVTDNLNFGSPEKPIGYWQLAEACRGLAEGCRELATPVTGGNVSLYNETLDSQGNPQPIYPTPVVGMVGLIPDISKICGQAWQAAGDAIYLLGSLPQSNDNLGASEYLVAIHNTIAGKPPKVDFESERRIQKVCREGIRAGWIRSAHDCAEGGLAVALAESCIAGNLGAQITLELPANNSTRWDTLLFGEGGGQILVSVGSEQQEIWESYLQEHLNQQWQKLGIVVNSEMGLGVLTSDNQTLIKGSINDMTNRYSQAIAKRLAVHITTPS from the coding sequence ATGACTGCCCAATCCTCTGCTCCCTTTTCACCCCAAGAAATCGCCGCTGAAGGTTTGAAACCAGAAGAATACGAAGAAATTGTCCGACGGTTAGGGCGACATCCCAACAAAGCTGAACTAGGAATGTTTGGGGTAATGTGGTCAGAGCATTGTTGTTATAAAAATTCCCGGCCTTTACTCAAACAGTTTCCCACAACAGGCCCCCGAATTCTGGTTGGGCCTGGTGAAAATGCTGGTGTTGTAGATTTAGGCGACGGATTACAACTTGCTTTTAAGATTGAATCTCATAATCACCCCTCAGCAGTTGAACCCTTCCAAGGTGCGGCAACGGGAGTCGGAGGTATCCTGAGAGATATCTTTACGATGGGTGCGCGTCCCATAGCTTTGTTGAATTCCTTGCGCTTTGGTTCCCTAGAGGATGGTAAAACTCAAAGGCTGTTCCAAGGTGTTGTAGCTGGGATTAGCCACTATGGTAATTGCTTGGTTGGTAATGAAACATTTATCTGGCGCGATCGCAATGGTGTCAATTTCGACAAAATTGGCAACTTTGTCGAATCGCGGTTGCGTGGAAATGTTACCACTCTAGAATTAGATGATGCGATTGCAGTTGAAACTCTTTCTCTAGACCCTGATACTCATGCTAGTTGTTGGCAGCGTGTACGGCGGATTTTCAAGAGACGCACTCAAACTCTGGTAACTATTCGTACAAATCTGGGTCGTACTCTCACGGTGACACCAGATCATCCCATGTTGGTGCAGTCAAAGGGTCAATGGGATATCTGTACTGCCCAATCTTTAAAAGTAGGTGATGAAATCCCCATTCTTACTGCTTTACCAGAAAGCGATCGCGCCGAAGAAATTCTCCCATTAGATTTAATATCTACTTTGAATCCAGAAGATGGGACTGGTAAAGATGTATATGTGGAACTCCCCGCAACTTGGCAACCGACAGCAGAAATTCGTACAGCTTTGCGATTACTCGAACCTTCTGCGGTTAATCGTCATCAGTACTTGAAAGATGGTAGGTTGCCCCTAGGATATTTTCTCGCTTTAGAATCCGTACTCAAAATATCCCGGAGCGAAGTCCGCCTGTTCCGTCGTGGCAAAGCCAATTATATGCGGGCGGTTATCACCCCTGATGCAGGTTTTGCACGATTACTGGGCTATTACCTCTCAGAAGGATGTGTCTCTCAAAATGGCAATACCTATAAGATTATTTTTACTTTCGCTCTCCATGAAAGTGAATATATCGAAGATGTTGTCAGCGCTTTAAAAGATTTGGGATTACGCCCATGTGTGGAAAAACGGTCTTCAACAATCGCCGTTTATGCTACTTCTTGGCTGTTTGGGCATATCTTGAAAAATGTTTGGCAGTGTGGTGCTGGTGCCAGCAATAAAGCTTTTCCCAGTTTTGTGTTCACATGGCCAAGTCATTTACAACGTGAAGCCCTCAAGGGTTTACTTAGAGGCGATGGTTCCCTAACTACAAAAACTCATGGCAGTCATGCCAAAATATCGTTTGCGACAACTAGCCACAAGTTGTTTGAGCAAACTCTGATGCTAATTCAAAATCAAGGGGCAATTCCTTACATTTATCAACGACCAGCATCAGTAGGAGAGATAGAAGGGCGCAAGCATACAAGATTACCATTATGGCAGTTAGAAGTTACCAACTTTGCTGGACTAACCGCTTTAGCTAATGTATTTTCTCAAGCAAGAACGGCAGAACTAGCTACTGCTTTGGCACGGTATGACGGAACAAAATATTCTTTCCCACGTTTCCGTCAACCTGCAAATACCTTAGCAGTGGTCAAAATTACCAGTATAGAAACCAAAAACGTTGATGAATGCAATGTCTACGATGTAGAAGTAGATAATACTCATCTTTTCGTTACGACTTCTGGTATTATCACCCACAATTGCGTTGGAGTTCCCACTGTTGGTGGTGAAGTTTACTTTGACCCTGCTTATTCTGGCAATCCCTTAGTAAATGTCATGGCTTTGGGATTGATGGAAACTCCAGAAATCGTCAAATCTGGGGCTTCTGGGATTGGTAACCCTGTGCTGTATGTCGGTTCCACCACCGGACGCGATGGTATGGGAGGCGCAAGTTTTGCTAGTGCAGAATTGAGTGATGAATCTTTAGATGACCGTCCGGCTGTGCAAGTTGGCGACCCATTTTTAGAAAAATCATTAATTGAAGCCTGTTTAGAAGCATTTAAGACAGGTGCGGTTGTCGCCGCCCAAGATATGGGTGCTGCAGGTATTACCTGTTCCACATCAGAGATGGCTGCTAAAGGCGGTGTCGGTATTGAACTCGATTTAGATAAAATTCCGGTGCGGGAATTGGGGATGGTTCCCTATGAATATCTGCTTTCGGAATCGCAAGAACGGATGCTGTTTGTTGCCCACAAGGGAAGAGAACAAGAGTTAATTGATATTTTTCACCGTTGGGGACTCCAGGCTGTTGTCGCTGGGAATGTGATTGCGGAACCAATTGTACGGATTCTATTTGAGGGTGGAATCGCAGCCGAAATTCCGGCTGATGCTTTAGCAGAAAACACTCCCCTTTATCATCGGGAATTGTTGGCGGAACCTCCAGAATATGCGCGCCAAGCTTGGGAATGGCAGGCTGATTCGTTACCTCCTTGCAATACTACTGGGATTGAAATTCAAGGAAGTCTGCAAAGTTGGAATGATATTCTGTTAACTTTGCTGGATACTCCCACCATTGCTTCTAAAAGCTGGGTATATCGTCAGTATGACCATCAGGTGCAGAATAATACGGTGATTTTCCCTGGTGGTGCTGATGCGGCTGTGGTGCGCTTACGTCCTTTAGAACCCCCTGGAAAAACAGGAAGTAAGACAGGTGTCGCCGCAACAGTAGATTGCAATCCGCGTTATGTTTATCTTGACCCTTACGAAGGTGCTAAGGCTGTGGTGGCTGAAGCTGCACGCAATCTTAGCTGTGTGGGTGCTGAACCCTTAGCTGTGACAGATAACTTAAATTTTGGTAGCCCAGAAAAACCCATAGGATACTGGCAATTAGCAGAAGCTTGTCGCGGTTTAGCTGAAGGTTGTCGGGAATTGGCTACTCCTGTAACTGGTGGGAATGTTTCTCTTTATAATGAAACCCTGGATTCTCAAGGAAATCCCCAGCCGATTTATCCGACTCCGGTTGTCGGGATGGTGGGATTAATTCCCGATATCAGCAAAATTTGTGGTCAAGCTTGGCAAGCTGCAGGTGATGCGATTTATCTTTTAGGGTCACTGCCACAATCTAATGATAATTTAGGTGCTTCCGAATATTTAGTCGCAATTCACAATACTATCGCTGGTAAACCGCCCAAGGTGGATTTTGAATCGGAACGTCGGATTCAGAAAGTTTGTCGTGAGGGGATTCGTGCAGGCTGGATACGTTCAGCCCATGATTGTGCTGAGGGCGGATTAGCTGTGGCTTTAGCCGAATCTTGTATTGCTGGTAACTTGGGGGCGCAAATCACTTTAGAATTACCAGCCAATAACTCCACAAGGTGGGATACATTGCTATTTGGCGAAGGTGGTGGACAAATTTTAGTGTCCGTGGGTTCAGAACAACAGGAAATTTGGGAATCCTATTTACAGGAACATCTCAATCAACAATGGCAAAAACTGGGCATAGTGGTTAATTCAGAGATGGGTTTGGGGGTCTTAACCTCTGATAACCAAACCTTAATAAAAGGTAGTATCAACGATATGACAAATCGCTATTCCCAAGCGATCGCTAAACGATTAGCAGTTCATATTACTACCCCCAGTTAA
- the purF gene encoding amidophosphoribosyltransferase: MIPYHPDSLDDYSQQSDNAINSDENRPDKPEEACGVFGIYAPGEDVAKLTYFGLYALQHRGQESAGIATFEGTKVHLHKDMGLVSQVFNETVLQELPGNLAVGHTRYSTTGSSRKVNAQPAVVETSLGSLALAHNGNLVNTVELREQLLKNKCNLVTTTDSEMIAFAIAEEVNAGANWLDAAIEACRRCQGAFSLVIGTPDGVMGVRDPNGIRPLVIGMLAGEPDRYVLASETCGLDIIGAEYVRDVQPGELVWINEEGLTSIQWQQQTQRKLCIFEMIYFARPDSLMHDETLYSYRMRLGRRLAAESLVEADLVFGVPDSGIPAAIGFSQASGIAYGEGLIKNRYVGRTFIQPTQSMRESGLRMKLNPLKDVLVGKRVVIVDDSIVRGTTSRKLVKTLREAGATEVHMRISSPPVTHPCFYGIDTDTQDQLIAATKSVEEIAKQLEVDTLAYLSWEGMLETTREDTNSFCSACFTGDYPVAIPEQVKRSKLILEKVVV; encoded by the coding sequence ATGATTCCCTACCATCCCGACTCTTTGGATGATTACTCTCAACAATCTGACAACGCCATCAATAGTGATGAAAATCGTCCAGACAAGCCAGAAGAAGCTTGTGGAGTTTTTGGTATCTACGCACCAGGAGAAGACGTTGCGAAACTAACCTACTTTGGATTGTATGCACTCCAACACCGGGGTCAAGAATCTGCTGGCATTGCCACATTTGAGGGTACAAAAGTACACCTGCATAAAGATATGGGCTTGGTGTCTCAAGTCTTTAATGAAACCGTTCTCCAAGAGTTACCGGGTAACCTCGCTGTAGGACACACTCGTTACTCAACTACAGGTTCTAGTCGCAAGGTTAATGCCCAACCTGCTGTAGTCGAGACTAGTTTAGGTTCATTAGCTTTAGCACATAATGGTAATTTAGTCAATACTGTAGAACTGCGCGAACAGTTGCTTAAAAACAAATGCAACTTAGTGACAACGACAGACTCAGAAATGATTGCCTTTGCGATCGCAGAAGAAGTAAATGCTGGGGCAAATTGGCTAGATGCCGCTATTGAAGCTTGTCGTCGTTGCCAAGGAGCTTTTAGTTTAGTAATTGGGACTCCTGATGGCGTGATGGGTGTACGTGATCCTAATGGGATTCGTCCATTAGTCATTGGCATGTTAGCTGGTGAGCCAGACCGTTATGTCTTAGCTTCCGAAACTTGTGGCTTAGATATTATTGGCGCAGAATACGTGCGAGATGTTCAACCAGGGGAATTAGTTTGGATTAACGAAGAAGGTTTAACTTCCATTCAATGGCAACAACAGACCCAACGTAAATTATGCATCTTTGAAATGATTTACTTTGCTCGTCCTGATAGCCTCATGCATGACGAGACTTTGTACAGTTACCGGATGCGTTTAGGACGGCGACTCGCCGCAGAATCTCTGGTTGAGGCTGATTTAGTGTTTGGGGTTCCTGATTCTGGCATACCAGCAGCCATTGGATTTTCCCAAGCTTCTGGCATTGCCTATGGTGAAGGCTTGATTAAAAATCGCTACGTAGGACGCACTTTTATTCAGCCCACTCAATCCATGCGCGAGTCTGGTTTGCGGATGAAACTCAACCCACTCAAAGATGTGCTAGTAGGCAAACGCGTGGTGATTGTAGATGATTCCATTGTGCGCGGAACCACCAGCCGGAAATTAGTTAAAACTCTGAGGGAAGCTGGTGCTACAGAAGTACATATGCGAATTTCCTCTCCGCCAGTAACTCATCCTTGCTTTTATGGCATTGATACCGACACCCAGGATCAGTTAATTGCTGCTACCAAGTCAGTAGAAGAAATTGCCAAGCAATTGGAAGTAGATACCCTCGCTTATCTCAGTTGGGAGGGAATGCTAGAAACCACCAGAGAAGACACCAATAGTTTCTGTTCTGCTTGCTTTACAGGCGATTACCCCGTTGCTATTCCTGAGCAGGTGAAGCGTTCTAAGTTGATTTTGGAAAAGGTTGTAGTTTAG
- a CDS encoding Uma2 family endonuclease: MNQQTTERVRWTTADLDLFPDNGNRYEIVDGELFVARAPHWKHQKTCVRISGVLDNWSQVSGLGEVVTAPGIIFGDNDHVIPDVVWASNEKLATVLDEAGHLTAAPELVVEVLSAGIENEKRDRELKLKLYSSRGVREYWIVDWRKQQIEVYRREQGILKLAVTLFHDDELTSPILPDFTCAIALLFK, from the coding sequence ATGAACCAGCAGACAACTGAGAGAGTTCGCTGGACAACCGCTGATTTGGACTTGTTTCCAGATAACGGGAACCGCTATGAAATTGTTGACGGGGAATTGTTTGTGGCGAGAGCGCCTCACTGGAAGCATCAGAAAACTTGTGTGAGAATTAGCGGGGTTTTGGATAACTGGTCACAAGTTAGTGGTTTAGGAGAAGTTGTCACAGCGCCAGGTATAATTTTTGGCGACAACGATCATGTGATTCCTGATGTTGTCTGGGCTAGCAATGAGAAACTAGCTACTGTGTTAGATGAGGCGGGACATTTGACTGCTGCACCAGAATTGGTGGTAGAGGTGCTATCTGCGGGAATAGAGAATGAAAAGCGAGATAGGGAATTAAAACTCAAGCTCTATTCATCGCGAGGTGTAAGAGAATATTGGATTGTGGATTGGCGGAAGCAACAAATAGAAGTTTATCGCAGAGAACAAGGGATTTTAAAGTTAGCTGTGACTTTATTCCATGATGATGAATTGACATCACCTATATTGCCTGATTTTACTTGTGCGATCGCTCTTTTGTTCAAATGA